A part of Molothrus aeneus isolate 106 chromosome 10, BPBGC_Maene_1.0, whole genome shotgun sequence genomic DNA contains:
- the NEU4 gene encoding sialidase-4 isoform X1, producing MLILESLENPKKSGRHPAAAPPPSSGPPHPCAAAAAMGSRHFPARTVLFEKESSGVTYRVPALLYLPCVAKLLAFAEERLSADDAHANLLVLRRGSIYGSYVQWEDMRVLETATLQHHRSMNPCPLYDEFTGTLFLFFITVLGRTPEAYQIVTGQNVTRLCCVTSADQGLSWSTATDLTQQVIGATIKDWATFALGPGHGIQLRSGRLLVPAYSYHIDCKECFGQLCKTTPHSFAFYSDDHGRAWRFGEFIPNLQSGECQLVSVDEEDGSNVLYCNARSPLGFRVQALSTDDGAVFHGGQLVQRLVEPPHGCHGSVIGFPAPLVYVPAASRDTGMPSRGSGGRLLPGALRAFGHPPTRQAGGAELPAGGRPEPHEDAHGVTLVQGDSAASPSPAPFFQAPTWILYSHPTSPMSRVNMGVHLSTFPRDAESWTEPWVIYEGPSAYSDLAYLELPQREAPVAGGTATAFACLYENGVRSPYEQISFSMFTLHDVLQNIPLTAAAPPRPRGGKRRRRRSCFIS from the exons ATGTTAATATTAGAAAGCttagaaaatcccaaaaaatcaggGCGACACCCAGCAGCCGCTCCCCCGCCTTCATCAGGCCCGCCGCATCCCTGTGCCGCAGCAGCTGCCATGGGCTCCCGGCACTTCCCGGCGCGGACCGTGCTCTTCGAGAAGGAATCCAGCGGTGTCACCTACCGTGTGCCCGCCCTGCTCTACCTGCCCTGCGTGGCCAAGCTGCTGGCGTTCGCCGAGGAGCGCCTCAGCGCCGACGATGCCCACGCCAACCTGCTGGTGCTGCGCCGCGGCTCCATCTACGGCAGCTACGTGCAG TGGGAAGACATGCGTGTGCTGGAGACAGCAACGCTGCAGCACCACCGCTCCATGAACCCCTGCCCGCTCTACGATGAGTTCACAGGCaccctcttcctcttcttcatcaCGGTGCTGGGCAGGACGCCCGAAGCCTACCAGATTGTCACTGGCCAAAATGTCACCCGCCTGTGCTGTGTCACCAGCGCTGACCAGGGCCTGAGCTGGAGCACGGCCACAGACCTGACACAGCAGGTGATTGGTGCCACCATCAAAG ACTGGGCGACGTTCGCGCTGGGCCCCGGGCACGGGATCCAGCTGCGCTCGGGCCGGCTGCTGGTGCCCGCCTACAGCTACCACATCGACTGCAAGGAGTGCTTCGGGCAGCTCTGCAAGACCACCCCGCACTCCTTCGCCTTCTACAGCGACGACCACGGCCGCGCCTGGCGCTTCGGGGAGTTCATCCCCAACCTGCAGTCGGGCGAGTGCCAGCTGGTGTCCGTGGATGAGGAGGACGGCTCCAACGTCCTCTACTGCAACGCCCGCAGCCCGCTGGGCTTCAGGGTGCAGGCGCTGAGCACGGACGACGGGGCCGTGTTCCACGGGGGGCAGCTGGTGCAGCGGCTGGTGGAGCCGCCCCACGGCTGCCACGGCAGCGTCATCGGCTTCCCCGCGCCGCTCGTGTACGTCCCCGCTGCCTCCCGGGACACCGGGATGCCCTCCCGGGGCTCGGGGGGCCGCCTGCTCCCCGGGGCGCTCCGGGCGTTTGGGCACCCGCCCACCCgacaggcaggaggagctgagctccCCGCTGGCGGCCGCCCTGAGCCCCATGAGGATGCCCACGGTGTCACCTTGGTGCAGGGGGACTCTGCGGcgagccccagccccgctcccttCTTCCAAGCGCCAACGTGGATCCTGTACTCGCACCCCACCAGCCCCATGTCCAGGGTGAACATGGGCGTTCACCTGAGCACCTTCCCCAGGGACGCCGAGAGCTGGACAGAGCCCTGGGTCATCTACGAGGGCCCGAGCGCCTACTCGGACCTGGCGTACCTGGAGCTGCCGCAGCGGGAGGCGCCCGTGGCCGGCGGCACCGCCACCGCCTTCGCCTGCCTCTACGAGAACGGCGTGAGGTCTCCCTACGAGCAGATCTCCTTCAGCATGTTCACGCTGCACGATGTGCTCCAGAACATCCCCCTGACAGCCGCTGctcccccccggccccgcggcgggaagaggaggaggaggaggagctgcttcATCTCCTAG
- the NEU4 gene encoding sialidase-4 isoform X2 — protein sequence MGSRHFPARTVLFEKESSGVTYRVPALLYLPCVAKLLAFAEERLSADDAHANLLVLRRGSIYGSYVQWEDMRVLETATLQHHRSMNPCPLYDEFTGTLFLFFITVLGRTPEAYQIVTGQNVTRLCCVTSADQGLSWSTATDLTQQVIGATIKDWATFALGPGHGIQLRSGRLLVPAYSYHIDCKECFGQLCKTTPHSFAFYSDDHGRAWRFGEFIPNLQSGECQLVSVDEEDGSNVLYCNARSPLGFRVQALSTDDGAVFHGGQLVQRLVEPPHGCHGSVIGFPAPLVYVPAASRDTGMPSRGSGGRLLPGALRAFGHPPTRQAGGAELPAGGRPEPHEDAHGVTLVQGDSAASPSPAPFFQAPTWILYSHPTSPMSRVNMGVHLSTFPRDAESWTEPWVIYEGPSAYSDLAYLELPQREAPVAGGTATAFACLYENGVRSPYEQISFSMFTLHDVLQNIPLTAAAPPRPRGGKRRRRRSCFIS from the exons ATGGGCTCCCGGCACTTCCCGGCGCGGACCGTGCTCTTCGAGAAGGAATCCAGCGGTGTCACCTACCGTGTGCCCGCCCTGCTCTACCTGCCCTGCGTGGCCAAGCTGCTGGCGTTCGCCGAGGAGCGCCTCAGCGCCGACGATGCCCACGCCAACCTGCTGGTGCTGCGCCGCGGCTCCATCTACGGCAGCTACGTGCAG TGGGAAGACATGCGTGTGCTGGAGACAGCAACGCTGCAGCACCACCGCTCCATGAACCCCTGCCCGCTCTACGATGAGTTCACAGGCaccctcttcctcttcttcatcaCGGTGCTGGGCAGGACGCCCGAAGCCTACCAGATTGTCACTGGCCAAAATGTCACCCGCCTGTGCTGTGTCACCAGCGCTGACCAGGGCCTGAGCTGGAGCACGGCCACAGACCTGACACAGCAGGTGATTGGTGCCACCATCAAAG ACTGGGCGACGTTCGCGCTGGGCCCCGGGCACGGGATCCAGCTGCGCTCGGGCCGGCTGCTGGTGCCCGCCTACAGCTACCACATCGACTGCAAGGAGTGCTTCGGGCAGCTCTGCAAGACCACCCCGCACTCCTTCGCCTTCTACAGCGACGACCACGGCCGCGCCTGGCGCTTCGGGGAGTTCATCCCCAACCTGCAGTCGGGCGAGTGCCAGCTGGTGTCCGTGGATGAGGAGGACGGCTCCAACGTCCTCTACTGCAACGCCCGCAGCCCGCTGGGCTTCAGGGTGCAGGCGCTGAGCACGGACGACGGGGCCGTGTTCCACGGGGGGCAGCTGGTGCAGCGGCTGGTGGAGCCGCCCCACGGCTGCCACGGCAGCGTCATCGGCTTCCCCGCGCCGCTCGTGTACGTCCCCGCTGCCTCCCGGGACACCGGGATGCCCTCCCGGGGCTCGGGGGGCCGCCTGCTCCCCGGGGCGCTCCGGGCGTTTGGGCACCCGCCCACCCgacaggcaggaggagctgagctccCCGCTGGCGGCCGCCCTGAGCCCCATGAGGATGCCCACGGTGTCACCTTGGTGCAGGGGGACTCTGCGGcgagccccagccccgctcccttCTTCCAAGCGCCAACGTGGATCCTGTACTCGCACCCCACCAGCCCCATGTCCAGGGTGAACATGGGCGTTCACCTGAGCACCTTCCCCAGGGACGCCGAGAGCTGGACAGAGCCCTGGGTCATCTACGAGGGCCCGAGCGCCTACTCGGACCTGGCGTACCTGGAGCTGCCGCAGCGGGAGGCGCCCGTGGCCGGCGGCACCGCCACCGCCTTCGCCTGCCTCTACGAGAACGGCGTGAGGTCTCCCTACGAGCAGATCTCCTTCAGCATGTTCACGCTGCACGATGTGCTCCAGAACATCCCCCTGACAGCCGCTGctcccccccggccccgcggcgggaagaggaggaggaggaggagctgcttcATCTCCTAG
- the NEU4 gene encoding sialidase-4 isoform X3, with the protein MPTPTCWCCAAAPSTAATCRTPEAYQIVTGQNVTRLCCVTSADQGLSWSTATDLTQQVIGATIKDWATFALGPGHGIQLRSGRLLVPAYSYHIDCKECFGQLCKTTPHSFAFYSDDHGRAWRFGEFIPNLQSGECQLVSVDEEDGSNVLYCNARSPLGFRVQALSTDDGAVFHGGQLVQRLVEPPHGCHGSVIGFPAPLVYVPAASRDTGMPSRGSGGRLLPGALRAFGHPPTRQAGGAELPAGGRPEPHEDAHGVTLVQGDSAASPSPAPFFQAPTWILYSHPTSPMSRVNMGVHLSTFPRDAESWTEPWVIYEGPSAYSDLAYLELPQREAPVAGGTATAFACLYENGVRSPYEQISFSMFTLHDVLQNIPLTAAAPPRPRGGKRRRRRSCFIS; encoded by the exons ATGCCCACGCCAACCTGCTGGTGCTGCGCCGCGGCTCCATCTACGGCAGCTACGTGCAG GACGCCCGAAGCCTACCAGATTGTCACTGGCCAAAATGTCACCCGCCTGTGCTGTGTCACCAGCGCTGACCAGGGCCTGAGCTGGAGCACGGCCACAGACCTGACACAGCAGGTGATTGGTGCCACCATCAAAG ACTGGGCGACGTTCGCGCTGGGCCCCGGGCACGGGATCCAGCTGCGCTCGGGCCGGCTGCTGGTGCCCGCCTACAGCTACCACATCGACTGCAAGGAGTGCTTCGGGCAGCTCTGCAAGACCACCCCGCACTCCTTCGCCTTCTACAGCGACGACCACGGCCGCGCCTGGCGCTTCGGGGAGTTCATCCCCAACCTGCAGTCGGGCGAGTGCCAGCTGGTGTCCGTGGATGAGGAGGACGGCTCCAACGTCCTCTACTGCAACGCCCGCAGCCCGCTGGGCTTCAGGGTGCAGGCGCTGAGCACGGACGACGGGGCCGTGTTCCACGGGGGGCAGCTGGTGCAGCGGCTGGTGGAGCCGCCCCACGGCTGCCACGGCAGCGTCATCGGCTTCCCCGCGCCGCTCGTGTACGTCCCCGCTGCCTCCCGGGACACCGGGATGCCCTCCCGGGGCTCGGGGGGCCGCCTGCTCCCCGGGGCGCTCCGGGCGTTTGGGCACCCGCCCACCCgacaggcaggaggagctgagctccCCGCTGGCGGCCGCCCTGAGCCCCATGAGGATGCCCACGGTGTCACCTTGGTGCAGGGGGACTCTGCGGcgagccccagccccgctcccttCTTCCAAGCGCCAACGTGGATCCTGTACTCGCACCCCACCAGCCCCATGTCCAGGGTGAACATGGGCGTTCACCTGAGCACCTTCCCCAGGGACGCCGAGAGCTGGACAGAGCCCTGGGTCATCTACGAGGGCCCGAGCGCCTACTCGGACCTGGCGTACCTGGAGCTGCCGCAGCGGGAGGCGCCCGTGGCCGGCGGCACCGCCACCGCCTTCGCCTGCCTCTACGAGAACGGCGTGAGGTCTCCCTACGAGCAGATCTCCTTCAGCATGTTCACGCTGCACGATGTGCTCCAGAACATCCCCCTGACAGCCGCTGctcccccccggccccgcggcgggaagaggaggaggaggaggagctgcttcATCTCCTAG